Below is a window of Manis javanica isolate MJ-LG chromosome 2, MJ_LKY, whole genome shotgun sequence DNA.
TTGCTGTCTCACAGTGTGATAGAGCCTATTATTCATGGCCTAGTGCACATTGGATATCACCATTTTAATCTTTGCCAAACTGATAGGTGGAAATCACATCACatttgtatttgtgtttctttaatTGTTTCTTCCAAGTTACTTTTGATCATCCTTGCTTGTGTAGAAgctatttctttttaagaaatgtggACATTTACCAAACATCCTGCATGTGTAATTGTCATTAAGCACAAGGCCACTAAGACTATAGTGTAGTAGATAGAAAAAAAACTGAGCTTGGAAGTAGAAGACCAGGATTCAAGTTCCATACCTGCTACTTTCTAAATAGCTCTGGGAAATCCCTAATATCCCTAAAGCTCACCTTCTGCCAGTGTTAATTAAGTGAGCTGTAGACTAATTTGTAAAGATTATCCAACAGGAAAGTTTCTGGGAATGCCAGCAGGTAGTTCATGCCCAGTAATGATTatagttaacatttactgagcacatattATGTGCTAAATtcttaagcattttacatatactAGTCCATTTAATAATCACAAAAAAATACAGGTTTTTCTGAACTGTAATTGTCACCATGTTACAGTAgaagaaacaggcccagagagaggTAGATTACTTGATCATGATCTGctagagctgagattcaaatccTGGCAATCTTGattccagagcctgtgctctAAAACTACTCTAGTTCATCCATTCAGTTCTTTAGGAGGAGAACAGTCCTAGAGCTGCTCTGTCCAGTAGGGTAGCCAGTAGTCACGTagggctactgagcacttgaaatgtggctagttgACCTAAGATGTGCTTTAACTAAAATAcacaacttatttttaaagatttaatgtgggaaaaagtatttcattaaCTTTTTGATGCCAATTACTTtaggaaatgataatattttaggtAAGTGAAATACATTAAAgttaatttcacttttaaaaaatgttaatgtggttactagatctTCACTTCTGTGAAACAGTGCTGGTCTAGAGGAAACCACTGGAATTGCAGCTTTCATTCCTTAGCACACAGCCAGCAACTGTCTGCCAGCCTTCTATACCCCAAACACTGTATTGGGTAAGAGTCTGGGGGAACACAAAGCAGAATCAGACCTTGCACCTGAGAAGCCCATAGGCTAGCAGGCAGGGTGGGTGTCTGCTTTAGGCAGAAGTTGAGTTGACCAGTCACTGTATCTGCTTTTGATTTTTGCTTCGGCTAGGTGTCTGCCTGTATCCCAGTGTTCAAGCTGGCCAGACGGCGTAAGAAGATCCTGTTTTACTGTCACTTCCCAGATCTGCTGCTCACCAGGAGAGATTCTTTTCTTAAACGTCTATACAGGGCCCCGATTGACTGGATAGAGGAATATACCACAGGCATGGCAGACTGCATCTTGGTCAACAGCCAGTTCACAGCtgccatttttaaagaaacattcaaATCCTTGTCTCACATAGACCCTGATGTCCTCTACCCATCTCTGAATGTCACCAGCTTTGACTCAGCTGTTCCTGAAAAGCTCGATGACCTAGTCCCCAAGGGGAAAGAATTCCTGTTCCTCTCCATCAACAgatatgaaaggaagaaaaacctgACTTTGGCACTGGAAGCCCTCGTAAAGCTGCGTGGAAGACTGACATCCCAAGACTGGGACAAGGTTCATCTGATTATGGCAGGTGGTTACGACAAGAGAGTCCTGGAGAATGTGGAACACTATCAGGAATTGAAGACAATGGTCCAGCAGTTTGACCTTGGCCAGTATGTGACCTTCCTGCGGTCTTTCTCagacaaacagaaaatctcaCTGCTCCATGGCTGTACCTGTGTGCTCTACACACCAAGAAATGAGCACTTTGGCATCGTCCCCTTGGAGGCCATGTACATGCAGTGCCCGGTCATTGCTGTTAACTCAGGAGGGCCTTTGGAGTCCATCACACACAGTGTCACAGGGTTTCTGTGTGAGCCTGACCCAGTGCACTTTGCAGAAGCAGTGGAAAAGTTTATCCATGAACCTTCCTTAAAAGCCACAATGGGACTGGCTGGAAGAGCCAGGGTGAAAGAAAAGTTTTCCCCTGAAGCTTTTAAAGAGCAACTCTACCAATATGTCACCAAACTGCTGGtataatgaaatttttaaagactttatgcTGTGTCTTATCATTTTTGTAGATCATAGACCCAGTTTTGAAACCAAAAATGAAACCTAGAATCTAGtgcagaagaaatttaaaaaaataaataaatatacttgaATCTGAGCCACCTTCCTATACACCACACCTCCCTGCCTACTTTTTCAGGAAACCAGTATCTTTTGTGCTGTAATTATTCCAAGTCATACCAGTGTTGATTAAGGTAAAAATGTGGTGCAATCCCATGTTCAGCAGAATATTTAATTATAGTTTCTCTGGATCATTGTTCTGCCTATAAATTTGGCGTCATATTGTGCCTTACTTAGTTTTGATCATTTAGGTGTATCATAATTAAAGTTGATCAATTTGGCTTCATAGCTTAATGAGAACAGGATCACTGTACTTCCTGAATCAACCCTCCTACCTACATGGTCACTGTCCTCTGTTTGGAAATTTTTGTTAGTCATTCCTCTGCCTGGATCCAGAGCaagaataagtatttttttacaAAGATGATTTGTTATGTTTTTTGCACACTGAGATGTGACCAAAAAGATGTTTGTCTtagaaaaagacaataaaatatcCATTTTGGGCCTCTGTGATCTATTTTGGTATTGTTAGGAATATAGACAGCCAAGCCTGAAGTTGGAACCTAGAATAATCTGACTGTTGAAATGAAGATGGAATATTGTCATGCACATAGTGTGCAGCTTAAGGTTTATTTCTCCATGTCatcagtttttttaatatttgttttttactaAGTAAGCTCCTACTAAGTGTAACACAAATGCTTTTTATCCTCCAAGGCCTACCTCAAATGCCATGACTGGGAAGCTTTTGTCGACCTTCTCCCCATCTCCCAAACTGGAATTGATCCTCCCTTTCCATGTACTCTAGCTCTTGAATGACACTAATCAGGCTATGGTTCATTATTTACCTGTTGGTGTACATACAAATGAACATAAAGCACTTTTCAACATAGctttaaaagtaaattcaatttttaagaacAACAAAGATCACTAGCCAAAGGCACTACATTAATCAACTGAAAGAATGCACCTGAGAGCCTAACAGCCTCCCTTGGACAAATTATTGTGCCTTACTTAGTTTTGATCATTTAGGTGTATCATAATTAAAGTTGATCAATTTGGCTTCATAGCTTAATGAGAAAGGATCACTGTAGTTCCCGAATCAACCCTCCTACCTACATGGTCACTGtcccctgtgcctcagcttcttcatctgtaaaatgggataactgCACTATTCTGCTTTCCCCATAGAGTAGTTACAATGTATTACCATGATCTATATAAAGTATATCCTATAAATtacataaatgttagctattttgcAATTTGGGGATATTGGAAACTAGAGGTTCCATGTTGTACTATTACTTTCTTTGGGGAGTCTTAAGAGGATGAAATTTCAGGTGATAATTTATCACAGGAGTATTTTAATGGAACTGTACTGAAAAGGAATTCTCTAAAATGAGGATGTCAAATATGTTGAGTCTTCTACAGAATGAAGCTTGAGTTCTCTTTTCTTTGGCATTGTGAAAGCTCACCATCCAGTAAAGTAAGTCATCCCCATCTTGTGGCTTGGTGCATGTGTCTCAGGAAATTGCAGCCTTTCCAGAAAGGCCTGGTGGCTGTGACCACTGGCTTAGGACAGACTCGGTCACGCTCTGATCTAGAACTGGAGCTTACCCATTCAAAGCACAAAAACTTTGGCCTATTTGACTATTTTTATGCAGCTCCTTCCAGAATGACCTTCATGGGTTCATGGACCTTGAGTTTAACTCCCTTCGTTGTCTTAAACTCCAGCAGGTGACAGTAAGACCACAGGTCTGGGAGGGATGCAGAACCCTGCCTGCCAGGAGCTTCCAGCTTCTGATGCAGTCACTCCTGGCTCCTGGACCTAGGATGGAGCTTTGCCCATAGGAGGTGTTCACAGCTTCCAAAACTAAACTGCAATTAGGGAAGATAGCAGTATGGAACGCTGAAGTGAAATGTTCCAGGGCTGTGTGGGTAATAATCCCTCTAGCAGTAACTGTGGGGCCTAACAAGCTGCATAGCAAACAGCTGATTGAATCCTGACAGCTCTGAGGCATAGGTATTCTAACCTTTATGGATGAATGTGGTTGAGCCAAGTTCCTGTGTCATACAGCCTGGAGGGGCAGGCCACCTCCAGATTCTCTGATTCTGAAGTCTAAGCACCTTACTGTTCTTCAGTCTGCCTTCTCCCAAACCAGCTCCTCACACAGGAGTCTGCACTGAGGTCCTCTGCAGCACTGCATTTGGGCCTGTTCAGCTCCTCAGGCTTAGAAAGGCTCTGCTGTTTGTTTTCGCTTATCAGCTTCAAAGCAGTCTTATGAGGTGGGTATGATTATCCCCCATTTTGTACACAAAACAGCTCAGAAATATGAAAGACTTGCCCAAAGGCACACaattgaaaagagaaatgagCAGGCTTGCAGCCAGTGGTCCCCTGATCCACTAAGGACTGCACGTGCAAAATTTCTCAGCTTGTCCCCATTTGGTAAGTGTAAATATCACAGACTTTAGAGTTTGTGGAACTCTTTCTGGGCTGTCTTGTTTCCTTTTCACAGCATCCTTCCAGGTAGTCCCTGTAGCCATGGTTACACTAGGAAAGCTGAGCTGAAGCCCTGGCACTgtaattcaaacccaggtctctgACTCCCAGCCAACAGTTCTTTGGTTTGTGTTACAGATGCCTCCTCAATAAACACTCCTCCACCTTCTGACCTGCCCAGTACACGAGTTCCACTCCGCCCTTTGGTTCTGGCTCCTTCCACGAGGAAATGAGGCACCTGAGCTCTTCTCTGTCCACCTCAGCCAATACCACCAACTGTCCTGTGACCTTTCTTCACTTTTCCAACTCCCAGAATCAAATACACTCAGCTGAGTAGGaccccagaggttcccaaacctaCTTTGTTCTtacacagatgggaaaacaggcCCAAAAAGAGAAGGATCTGCCTGTGGTCACACAGAGCGACAGTTACAGACTTGTAACTTCTTTCTGAACCCCCTCACATCAGTTCCACTTTTACAAAAAACTCCTTCTTTCCTGCCACTTCCTTTGAACTGCTTACTTCATTTCTAacctcagcccctgcagctgtGTCCCCAACAGCCTGTGAGGGCACCACCATCCAGATACCAGTGCCCTCCTGCCTGCTAGCAGAGGGGAGAGGAGCTTTCCCAGTGACAGGCCCAGTTTCCAAGCTGTCCTCCTTGATTAAATAGCAGCCCATGTGAGGGAGGATAAAGAGGGATCTAACCACGCAGGCTCCTGAGCCAAGGGGCTGCCGGAACCAGCACTTTGTCCATGTCGAGAGGACTGGGGATTGGGTGGGGCTCACAGGACGAGCAAACTGGCCTTGTGACCCAGAATATGCCCACAAGTGAATGCTGAAACACCTTGTAAGAAGTACTGTCACTAGGCCATTGAGACAAATACAGCCTAGATCAGACTTTCAGGGAGTGTGTGTTAGGATTTTACTGGGGGGACACAGATGTAACACAGTTGCAACTTAACCTTTGTGACCTGCCACTCACCCAAAAATGGCAGGCAGAATTAGAATAGGGGGCTAAAATGATGAAATCAGATTAGCCTTTGCTTTTCTGTATTACTTAACTTTGAGTTCCAGGGCCCTAAGAACTATTGCAACTCTTCATTGTCCCCAGGTGAGTGTGATTATTAGTATGCATTAAATTTTTCttatgtttgcttatattttctgatACTCCATGAGTTGGTTTTCTCATAAGAGGGAAATTGaacataaaagtataaaatatcaaTCACTTATGtttttataacatatttttagACATTTGTGTTTCAAACTGTGGCCCTATTTGGGCTATATAGTTTTTTGAAGTAATCCTTTATTATTATACATTGAGATTGCTCCAACTTTTTGCTACTGCAAGATCCTAAGGGAAAAATCATAGACTTTAAATTCAAAAAGcaagtattaaaaattttaaagcaaaagcagaaaaatcagaaaaaaacagatgtaTAAAAAGGCTGCAAAACTGCCTAGCAgtacaccaaaaaaaaagcattttcaaaaaaaaattactaactGATAATGCTTATTTTCAAACCAAATTACTGTGTTGACCAGCTTGCTCTTGGCCAATTTGTGTGATCCCTTTGCATTGTGGGACCTGGAAACCTAACTTAACACTTCAGTTCAATAGAGTAATACAGTATACATCAGGGCATACATaccactatttaaaatttttaacaatgTAACTGTATTAGTCAAGACTCttttggttgcaagtgacagaaaaccaaCTCTAGCTTAGGCAGAAGAAGGAAACCAGAAGTGCAGGGATGTACCTAGGCTTGAGGTTCAAATGCAACCAGGAAGTCAAATGCCACCAGAACACCATTCTTGGTACAGGACTTCACTGTATTTCATTGGAGACTAGTCTCTTCCTGATGGCAGGGCATGGGCACCTGTAGCAGCCCAGACACCATCTTACTATCTCCGCCACCAAGAAGAGCCAGCACTCTTTCAGAGTCTGAAAAGACATCAGTGACGGGCTGTGATGGGCCCTTCTCAGCACTGGTGTcttcttaaattaattttgcagGTCAGGGAGCACAGTTCTGTGTTGTCTGCCAGGCTCCCATTGGCTCccatcacctgtggccagccccCAGGATTAGCCAGCTACAGGaactcccagcagctgggagaaaGGAGCCCAGGGGGCACAGAGGAAGCAGGGGGAAGCACTTCCCAGAAGCTGAGTCCAGCAGATAAAAGTATGCGTCCTCCCCAGTTTTCCAAATGGAGATTCCTTAACAACTTAACACCAGGGACCCTGGCAGACAAGCCATCCTCTTCCGCATACCTTTTGCCCATTGCTTCCCCTTCCACAAAAAAACCTTGCTAATATCCACGTAGAACCCACCATGTGCAAaggactggaaaaaaataaatgaaactgttAACAGTCTGATACTCTTTGACTTGTATACTTATGCATTCTTTATATTAATCTTCCCAGACCTGACTTGGATTTTGTTCACAtttgaataattatattttacccattttctaactttgattttttttttgatttgtcAAGCAGAGAAACCTTGGACTCagggtttttttcccttcatgtCTTAGAGTGCTGGCCTTTAATGCTTCATTAAGGATTACTGGAGTTGCTTTTGTTATACCTTGTATAGGTAtaaccttccttttttttttccttaaaaaagagACTTGCTTTCTCTTCCCATCTTCATTCTTTTGATCCTCACTGACATATGCTGTTATCCCATTATTTCAATGTAAATAATTGCtgtcaaatattttaaacttttatatgtCAGTTTAGACAAGATGCTTGCTACAATTGTTTAGACTTACTTCAGTATGATCGATTGGTCTCAGCTTCTTATAAATTCTTATCTACCATCCTTGTGTTCCTACTTCAGAGTCATTGTTTCCTTCATGTAGAACACACCTTGGAGTAACATTTTTCAGAGAGAATATACACATTTGCATtattaatgttttcctttcaAAGTTTTGCAAATGTTGTGTTATATTCTAGGCAGCTTTTCCCATAGTATGTTCTGGGGAAAACAAACTGTAAAAGGTGCTTCAGGTAAAAGGATTCTGTGGCCATCTAAGTATGAAAATGTTCCATACAACTGGAAATGTACTAGGTAAAGTAGCACAGGAAAGGCCATGAGACATCCTGAGGTGATGAAGATGCGTCAGCTTTACTTCCAGTGCATCCAAGCTAATTGACCATAGTAGTgttaagaaaaagcaaatgatcaATAATATGGTAGtaattaacatttgttgagcacttactatgagcTAGGCACCCTTCTAGGACTTATTCTGTGTATATCAactcatcatcatcatcacagcAGCTCTATATGGTTGATAGAAATTTTCAACCCATTTtaacagatgtgaaaactgaggcacaaatagCTTGAGAAAATAAGCTAGAAAATGGCAAATTCAAACCCACACAGTCATCTTCACATTACTCACAACCTTAAGAGTTGGCAGGTAAGAGCACAATGGAGGCAACTTCTATACCTTTCCCAAGtctgaaacacgtaacaaaacaTCTAATTcaccagaaaggaaaggaaactttCCACCAGTCTCTGTAACAGAATTTGCCACCAATTTACAGCAAAGGCACTTTGGGGGGTAATCTGCTTACTGTGGGCTCAAGTGCTCCAACTCTGCTGTTGGCCAATGTCCAAGACCCATCACTGAATACTCATCACCTCATCAATTCAGCCTCCTCGACTGACGGGCAAAACAACGTCCAAATATTCATTGCACATCTGTGCTGGGCAGATTACACATTAGCAATTCAAATCTGGCCAGTGTACCGGCAGTTCCACAAATGCGTCTGTTTGGGTGAGATGCCTTGTTGTCTGGGATGGATAATAAGGCAACTCGGTCTAATCTTGAAGAACAATCAGCCCATCTTGCGAAGGTGACTGGCTGTGTGTGTTCTTGCCCTGGCAGCATCGGAACAATGGCCCCATAATGCACTCGACTCAGCTGGCAATGAAGTCCCATCCTGATTAGTAGCCGTGGCTGGTGTCAATCATCGGAGGGTGCACCATTGTCCTCAGGGCCCCAACACAGTTTATTTACAGGAAAACAAAGGCTTTAGGGGGCTATGGCTGCTTCCCAGAGATTGCAAAATAGATTGAGCTGTCAAGCACACAAAGTAGATGAAGATTAATGAGTTGTGCTGACAATAAATATGAAGAGATGACCATGAATATGCTAATGGGCATTATCCATATACTCTGTAATTGCTACCAAAATTAAAAGGTGGCACGAAGAAGATGGGTCACGAGGTGACAGGGAGATAATCTTGGATGCTTGAGACGCTCACCCCAGATAAGACCCTCTACAGGTTTCCGTTCCCCGATTAAACCAACCCAAATTATCATTGTTCTCAAGCTGTCTGAATAGACATTGTTTAAACAGGGATGTAATGGGTGGAGTGAGAGGGGGAAGCTGGAAAAGTTACTTTAGGAAAGGTGAAATTAGAATAAGAAAGGTGCTTATCAAAAGCAGGAAATGCTCAGCTGTCAGGCACCCTCCATGTCCCCAGGGACAGAACTGGTGAGGGAGGCCACTTCAAACTGCATCCTTACCCCAGAGCCACAGGGATTATTATAAGAATGTTACTTAGATCACCTTTCAGGGAAGAGTGGGTGATTTTTCAAAGTATTACAATACTCTGGtgatattttgtaaataaacatAGTAGAGAAATTTGAAGAACATAATGTTTAAAGAcaaatgaaattttgtttctACGAATGAGTTGATTTTGGAAAACCCATGTCCTTAGAACTGTGGCGTGGCTGTGGCGTGACTGGCCCCCACACCCCTGCAGCCAGTCCTCATCTTCCAGTTGTCGCGATGGCCTCTGTTCCTGTCCaccccctttcctcctttccatcCTCCTGTCTGCAGATGGTAGTTGTTACCACAATAACATACTGAAGTAATGCTTTCAGAGGCCATGAACATTAGAAAGAGAACATTTTCCTTGTTTCATAGTTTTGAAATAGGGCagagaaatgggacaagggtcatgccattgtaaaaatCTATTTAGCCTATGAAAAAGGCTCAGTTTAtgctttaacttaatctatatgctgatCTTCCAGCTCCTtcatcaattaagtaactttgtagcCAGGACAGGAGGTAGACCTCCCaggtgtaaatgaacctatgtgtaTAAAGAAGGCCGAgatctggaccaacacagtcacctaaataaccctattcttaaaacaaaacttcaaaggaattatgaatcacctgtagacatcatgccttatgctgaccactacccaaaaggccctataaaaccccaaaccctaaactcTTAAGTGCACCTCccctctgaggtcgcctgcactccCGTCTGACTAGGTACTGTCCTACATCACATAAACTTTGTTGTTGCATAAATCcattgcacttgtctctgaacaCTCTTCCATGAGAAAGACAAGAACTCTCCAGCCTCTATCTCTGGTGGTAAATGTCTGTCAcattgctatttcattcagctttctagtcttaacacaatccttttctctctccccgtTTCATTTCAGATCagtagggaaatggaagttctcagaacataatctcactccatccagtgctctgcaaccaccccaaatcctggggtggtgggggcttagttcccatgccatgcagataaaagcagacactggacaccagagGATGCCAGgagaccctggctttaggagttggcaaggaattTGCCTTACTTGTCAAGCAGGACTTCAacgaacttccctttcctccctacgttctccctttctctctgttgCCTGCATCACTGTTgacattcatttctactcttacTTTAATGAGTTCTTTCCTTTCCTACACTCAActgacctgttcaagaattctgtaaggttgaaggcactggggggaggggggagcacatccgacactgatgacgtgccaaagtccccagctgctgccccctaccaacctgaaaaatgtgccttgggctagccaatcctcgtgccgctataaatctaagctctgcctctccctaccttctttaaaaactcactgcagGTCTACTTACGCAcgactttcccagcctccatttctgtagactgagaaACCTCACCAgggaattgcattcaaataaactacctggccctttgttgcctctcttcgcctgcttattttggctagaatttatcttacaaattcTTTctcgatcagagtcaagaaccctcccccatctggttaggtttcacctagtgcacaggaagggacctccccagacacagctgcctgatAATAGTTTCTTTATGAAACTTTATTCCCTACCTATCCATTAGAGAACCTGGAACCCTGGCCCTTGTCCTCCAGAGGTCTATGGAGCATCACCCCTGATTGTAAGAACTCACTTTGCTCCTTCAGGATAGAGACCAAACCTGTATTCCTTAGTCTACACCAGATAAAGGGCTATCAGGATGAAACCAGGGCTTCAGGGacaggaaagaaaagtaaaaaagaagaagGGAGGACAGGAGAAAAGAAGGGGTCTGGAGACTGAGGCTGACTCTACATGAACTGAAATGTGACAAACAGGGGAAAAGAGGAATTTTGCACAGAAAGATGAGAGCCAAAGGTGCTGCCCTAAGTAACTGTGGAAATTAGCAGTATCTGTAAAACTAAAGGCAAGAAGAATGGCATATTGTTTCCCATGGAGCTGAAGGCTAACAAAGCTGAAGCCACTGTACATGTACTGAAACTGAACAATTAAGTAAAGGGAAGGCAGGTGGTGGGAGCCAGGTGGTCTCTCACTGTTGGAGTGAGGTTTAAAGGTAAGAAGGGGATAAGCTTAGAATGATCCATGCAGTAATAAGTTAGAGTTAGAGATATCAATATTAATTTATGGTTAGCTTAATACAGTCACAGATAGACAAATTTATCGGCTTGTGTACATGCACAGGCCACTTTACACACATGTATTTCCTTGCCTTCTCAGACCAGAGGGCTAAAAATGGCAACAGTTCTTCAGTCAGAAACAGACATAGCACCCAGGTTTTGGTTTCCAGTCCTCTTCTCCAGCAAAAGGGACCAAGGCTCCTTAGAAATATGGTTCATCCTAGGATGGTGCAGAAAATATATAAGATGTGCCTTGAGCATCTTACAATGCCAAGAAGTGAAAAAGgactaaaaattaaattcaaaaccCACTTTTCTGAAAGGGTATGTCAATGGGTCACAGGAGCAACAAGATAAATAAAGTAGtactggattataacccaaaacagaaaagaaagatctGTGAGTCCATACTGGTATgagtaaatgattaaataaattaattaatgggGAGAACAGACAAATTTCCCACACAGAAGAATTCCAAACAGTGTATATAGATACCCCACCCTCCAGCAGGTGGAGCATCACTCCCTGCCCATTCATTTGGGAGCTGTACAGTCACTTCCTCCCAGAGAGGGCAGTGTGCAAAGGGGTAAACAAACAACTTGACAGTGGAGAAATCTGAAAAACACAACCTCCGCCAGCTGACCAAGGCCAACATCAACAGTGATAAATTATGTTGGTAGGATGTACTCTTGATATAATGTGATGAGAATGACAATTTGCTTCTCTATTCTTCCTCTCCCAAACTCATAGCCCCAAGCTACCCATGAGAGAGGCACGAGACAAATCCCAATAGAAAGTTCTATGAAAcacctgaccagtactcctcaaaactgatcatcaaaaacaaggagagTCTGAGACactgtcacagccaagaagagcctaaggagacatgaGGACTAAAtgtatcctggatgggatcctggaacagaaagaggATATTGGGTAAAAACAAGAAATTTGAGTAACATTTGACTTTAGTTAGTAAGAATGTGTCAGTGGTGGTTTACGAACTGTGACAACTGTGCCATACTAACATAAGGTGTTAGTGATTGAGAAACCTGAGTGTGAAGTACATGAGAACTCTCTGCACTGtgtttgcaatttttctgtatgtctaaaactattctaaaataaaaaggttatttATGAAAAAAGGAAGTTAGTGGCATCTTTTGTGTTTCATAGTAAGCTAGTAGTAAGACTATTATTCTTTTCAGTAATAGATAGTGCCTGCATGCCCTTCCAGATGTCATGCCCGCATCAGCCAGAGGTCTTTGTTGCACGCAACAGAAATCTACTCTGAGTAATGTACACAGACAAGGAATCTGTTGTAGGACATCAAGTAGCACACAGAGTATATGAGAGAGCCCTGGAGACCAGACAGCTGGGACAGTTGGAAACCATCCGGCAGAACCCCAGTGGAGAGCACCTGGCTGCCGCCATGGAGACACATGGCACTTACACCGCAGAGTGCATTGCCAGCTCTCTGATGTTACATTCAGATGTCGCTGCCAGATCTGCCACCTTgggaagctgctgctgctgtgaaCACCTTGCCAGAATGGCTTCTTCAGGATTCCTCCTCTGCTTCATCAGCTGGCAGTTCAAATCAATGTGTCTGATTGGCTAAGCCAGGGATGGTCTTGGTTGGTGCAAAGGAGATGGGGTACTGAGTATCCGGCAGTTTCAACTTCCACAGCGGAAGGATGCAAAGAAAAGACTTCAGCAAGAAACTAAGGGCTGAGCTCAGGTTTTTCTGAGTTGTGATAAACTGGCATTTCCTTCCACCTGATCTACAGGAGAAGTGGAGAGCTGAAGGAACTCAGTAGAGTGGGGGAAATGGTCAGCAGTGGAGGAAAATTAGTATCTAGCATGTGGGTGATCCAGATAGCCATCCACACTGTGCTGGGCCTCACTGAGATGGAaccaaaatattt
It encodes the following:
- the ALG2 gene encoding alpha-1,3/1,6-mannosyltransferase ALG2: MAEKRGHNQDTGLYPSVLFLHPDLGVGGAERLVLDAALALQERGCSVQIWTAHYDPGHCFAESCELPVRCAGDWLPRSLGWGGRGAAVCAYVRMIYLALYVLFLGDEEFDVVLCDQVSACIPVFKLARRRKKILFYCHFPDLLLTRRDSFLKRLYRAPIDWIEEYTTGMADCILVNSQFTAAIFKETFKSLSHIDPDVLYPSLNVTSFDSAVPEKLDDLVPKGKEFLFLSINRYERKKNLTLALEALVKLRGRLTSQDWDKVHLIMAGGYDKRVLENVEHYQELKTMVQQFDLGQYVTFLRSFSDKQKISLLHGCTCVLYTPRNEHFGIVPLEAMYMQCPVIAVNSGGPLESITHSVTGFLCEPDPVHFAEAVEKFIHEPSLKATMGLAGRARVKEKFSPEAFKEQLYQYVTKLLV